In Deltaproteobacteria bacterium, the genomic stretch GAGCGCCTGGTGGTGGACCCCGCTTCCCTCCTCGCCACCCTCCCCTCGGATCCCCGCGCGATGGGACAGCGCCGCCTGGTGCTGGCCAACCCCGAGGACACCCGGGGCCACTTCTCGCCCCCCCACCTCTCCCTGCTGGCGCCCCTGGTCGCGCTGCAGCAGGGGGCCGAGCTGCACCTGGTCGACGCCGATCCGGCCACCACCGCCGCCCTGGCCCGCCCGCCGGCGGGTTCGAAGACGCCGGTCGCCGACACGGTCACCCTGGTCGCGGACATCCTCGGGATCGAGCAGCGGGAGATCGACGATCCGGACGACCGCCACCAGGGCCGCAAGCGCGTGCGCCGCTTCGCCCTGCCCAATCTGGTGGGCCTCGGTCCCACCACCACCGACGATCCCGAGGCGATCGCGCCGGCCGAGATCGCGGTGGGCCGCCTCGCCGCCCTCGACGTCCACGACCTCTCCCTCCAGCTCGCCCGGCAGCGCGCCTCGGAGGGAGGCCGCTGGCCGCGCAGCGGGCGCGCCCTGATGATGGCCAACGTCGATCTGAAGTTCCGCCTGGGCGAGGCCATCTCGCGGGCGAGCGTGAAGGAGCTGGAGGCGGCGGGCTTCAGGGTCGACGCCCACTACGGGCCGGCGGTGGAGGAGGCCCGCAAGGCCGGCGCGCTCGCCGGCCACGACCTCATCGTCTGGGAGGGCCACCCCCGGGACCTCGGCGTCGACGGCCACCTCGGGCTGCGGGACGAGCTCCTCGACGCCCGCCTGGTGGTGCTCCAGGGCTGCTACACGCTCGAGCGCAACGACGCCTACGTCCTCGGGGCGCTGGGCGCCGAGTCGGTGCTGGGCACCTCGATGCCGGTCTACAGCGCCTCGGGCTCGGCCCTGGCCAAGGTCTTCCTCGACGCCCAGCTCCAGCAGGGGATCGGCGCCGGCGAGGCCCTGGTCCACGCCCGCAACTACACCCTGGCCTACCTGCGCCTGAAGGCGAAGCGGGGCCAGGACGAGTGGCGCAAGACCTGGCGCGCCGCCCTGGCCTTCGATCTCTGGGGCGATCCCACGACCCGCCCCCTCGCCCGGGCCGGGGAGGACCACCCTCCCGCGATCCGGCTCGAGCGCCAGGGCGATCGCCTCTCCTTCGTGCTGCCGCCGGAGCGCCACCCGGAGGTCGAGACCGAGGCCTACTCGGTGTCGATCCACCCCGGAGGACAGCTGGGCTCCCTGATCGGCAAGCTGCGCTCCGATCCCGAGGGCCCCCGCCGGGTGCAGGAGGTCTACTTCGGCTGGGTGAGCCTCCCGGAGCAGGCCACGCCGCCCCGCCTCGAGACCGGGCTGGACGATCGGGACTGGGCCATGGTCTGGGCCCCGGCCCGCCGCCGCCTCTACCTGCTGGTCCACTCGGACGCCCAAGCGGCCCCGAGCTTCCGGCTGCTGCGCTGAAGGCGCCCCAAGGGCCCGGTTTTCTTGACCCTATTGGCGCTGCGCTGCTAGCGTTTTGATTCGCCGTGCCATCCGGCTTGGAGGGAGTATGCGACGCATCTCGAACATCGCGCTTTCGGCGCTCGTGCTGTCCGCCACCTGCCTGCCAGGCCTGGCCCGGGCCAACACGAACGACATCCAGGCGTTCCGTCTGGGGAGCCCGGCCACCGACTTCGAGGGCGCCAACGGCCGCTACCGGCTGCTCTCGACCGATCTGGCCATGGCCTTCACCCCGACCCCGATGCACCCCGCCGAGACCCTCGGCCGCTCCGGCGCCTCGATGGAGGTGGGGATGCGCATGGCGCAGGTCCACGCCGACGCCCGGGTCGAGGGCAACGGCACCTGCAACAACTCCGCGGACAACTGCCGGGTCTGGGTGACCGAGGGCAACGTCGAGAGCCTCTTCCTGATGCCGATGGTGCAGGTGCGCAAGGGCCTGCCCTTCTCCTTCGAGTTCGAGACGAAGTTCCAGTACCTCATCCACAGCGAGATGTTCGCGGCCACCGCCGGCCTGCGCTGGTCGCTCAACGAGGGCTTCGACTTCCTGCCCGACGTCTCGGTGGGCGGTCAGGGCACCCGCGTGATGGGCGTGCGGGAGATCGGCATCATCACCGGCGCCCTCGACGTCACGGTGGGCAAGTGGTTCTCGCTGGGCGGCATGGCGGTGCTGGCCCCCTACGCCGGCTGGCAGCGGGTCTGGGTGAGCGCCATCTCCGAGGTCATCGACTTCGATCCCGCGAACGAGCTGCTCGACAACGCCACCGCGGACGACACGATCTTCGAGGACGTCCTCATCGGCGGGAACTACTTCGACCGCTTCTTCGTGGGCTTCCGCTTCAACGCCTACGTGGTGCAGGTCTCCGGTGAGTTCACCTACCAGCCCGCCCACAAGGTCTCGGCCGCCTCGGTCTCGACCGGGAACCCGGGCTTCCCGGACCAGGGCGCGACGATGACCTTCGCGACCAAGCTGGGCCTCGACTTCTAGATCAGCACCGACCTCGCGAAGGCGGGGTCGTTGGTGATCACGGCGTCGACGCCGAGGGCGGCGAGGCGCCGGAGGGTCGGCGCGTCGTCGACGGTCCAGACGTTCACCGCCAGGCCCAGCGAGCGCCAGAGCCGCATCCTCGCGGGGCCGACGAGGGAGGCCTCGGGGTGCAGCGCCGAGAGCCCGGCGCCCAGCCCCTGCCAGCCGCGCCGCCAGAGGCGGTGCTGCTCGGTGCCGAAGAGCAGGCCCCGGGGCAAGCGCGGGGCGTGCTCCCGGATCCGCCAGAGCCCCGCCGGGTGGAAGCAGGAGATCAGGGTGCGCTCCGCCACCCGCAGATCTGCGATCACCCGCGCCACCGCCTCCTCGAGGCCGGTGGGCCGCCGCTCGGTGACCTTCAGCTCGACGTTGACCAGGAGGTCGGGCCCCGCCGCCTCGTAGGCCTCGGCCAGGGTCGGGATCCGCTCCCCGCCGGGAAGGCGCAGGGCCCGCAGGTGCGAGAGGGAGAGCGCCGCGACCCGGCGGGGGTCGCCGGTCAGGCGCTCGAGGGTGGCGTCGTGGAAGACCACCACCTCGCCGCTGCCGCAGAGGCGCACGTCGAGCTCGATCCCGTCTGCGCCCTCCCGCCGGGCCAGCGCGAAGGCCGCGAGGGTGTTCTCGGTCGCCCGGGCGCTCGCCCCCCGGTGGGCCAGGATCTTCATCGCTCGTCCTCGCTCCCGGCCCGTGCTACTCCCTGAGGCGTGCCCACCCTGGTCGAGTTCCTGGTCATCTTGCTGATCGTGATCCTGGTCTTCGTGGCCGGGCGCCTCGGCGATCTGGGCGACGGGCTCGGCAAGCTGATCCACGGGGAGGCGCCGCCTCCCGAGCCGCCCCCCGAGGATCCGGCCGGGGATCAGGCCTCACCTTCGGGCTCCAGCGCGTCGAGCTGAGCCGCCGCCTCGGCCGTCTCCTTGCGGCGGGCGAACTCGGCCACCCGGGCCCCGGCGGCGCGGCGCACCGCCTCGTGCAGGTTGCCGTCGGCGGCGATCGCCTTCGCGTCGCTCAGAGGAAGGAGAGCGACGAGCTTCAGGGCGATCTCGGTGGGCGTGTAGGGGTTGTTGGCCAGCGCCCGCCGCACCCGCCGCCGGGTGCTCCAGCGGGGCGCCCGGTAGATCTCCCGGAGCACCTCGGGGCGCGCCGGGCGGCGGGCGGCGAGGCCGACGACCTCCGTCTCGGTCAGGCGGGGGTGCGCGAGGAGGTTGTGGACCACCGAGGGATCGGGATCGGTGAGCAGCCGCGCCAGCTGCGGCCGGTCGGCCTTGCGGGCCAGGGCCTTGCGGAAGCCGAGGGTCTTCGAGCGCATCTCCCGGTCGACGCCCCTCTCGTCCTCGGGCCGGAATTCTCGGGCCGGCGGCGGCCGCTCCAGGAGGTGGGCCACCTCCAGCCGGTGATGCTCCCGGGCGAAGACGAGGAGATCCGAGATCTCGTCCCGCTCCCCGAGCGCCGAGATGGCCTCGGTCATCACCCCCAGGGCGTCGCGGCCGTGGCGGTCCCCCGCCTCGCGCAGCCGGAGCAGGCCCTCCAGGGCGTCGACCATGTCCTCCACCGACCAGAGCTCGAGGAAGGCGGTGGCGGCGGCCAGGCGGGCGCTGGGCTCGAGGACGGTGAGGCGATGCGCGAGCGACCCGGCCAGCTCGACCGCTCTCCCGCCGGACGGGCTCATGGCCCCGTCTGGGGCCGCACCTCGAAGCGCAGCCCCGAGCGTGGATCGGTCGGCGCCGCCAGGAAGACCGCGAAGTAGGGCAGGGTCGCGCCCGGCGCCATCTCGGCGGTGGCCTTCTCCCGCAGCCGCTCCATGAGGGCCTCGAGGGCGTTGGCGTCGATGAGGTGGTGCAGGTCGGCCGCGCTCGGCTCGACGCCCACGATGCCGGTGCCCGTGCCCAGCAGCTCTCCCGAGGCGGCGATGAGGCGCGCCTCGATCCGGGGGTCGGCCACCGGCCCGGAGGAGGCGTTGTAGAGCTCGCCCCGGACGTAGACCAGCGGCGGCCCCTCGGCGCGGGCATAGGCGCCCGGGACGGTCGAGACCACCTCGACCCCGCGGGCGCCCCCGCCGAAGGCCTGGGCGATGCGCGCAGGCGAGACGAGGCTCGCGTCGATCGCGCCCTCGGTCTGGTGGGCGACGAAGACCAGCAGCCCCGCGGCGATGAGCGCGGCCACGAAGACGCCGTTCATCACCAGCGAGCCGACGCCGCCCTTCGCGCTGCGCCCCGGGACGGGCGTCTTCTGATGGACGGCCTGCTTGTCCGGCCGCACCATCGCGCCGACGACCACGCCCTCGGCAGAGGGCGGCGGCGCAGGCGGCTGGGCGGCGCGCGGCCTGCCGACCACCGCCCCGGTGGGCAGGTCCCCTCCGGGCGGCTCGAAGCCGCCGCCCAGGTCACCGCCGCCGGCGTCGAAGGGCATCCCCCCGCCGCCGCCGAGATCGAGGGTGGCGAAGGGATCGCTGCCCCCGTCGGTCGCGGCGACGAGGCCGGGGTCCGGCGAGCCGAAGTCGGTGA encodes the following:
- a CDS encoding twin-arginine translocase TatA/TatE family subunit, with translation MPTLVEFLVILLIVILVFVAGRLGDLGDGLGKLIHGEAPPPEPPPEDPAGDQASPSGSSASS
- a CDS encoding glycerophosphodiester phosphodiesterase produces the protein MKILAHRGASARATENTLAAFALARREGADGIELDVRLCGSGEVVVFHDATLERLTGDPRRVAALSLSHLRALRLPGGERIPTLAEAYEAAGPDLLVNVELKVTERRPTGLEEAVARVIADLRVAERTLISCFHPAGLWRIREHAPRLPRGLLFGTEQHRLWRRGWQGLGAGLSALHPEASLVGPARMRLWRSLGLAVNVWTVDDAPTLRRLAALGVDAVITNDPAFARSVLI